The following proteins are encoded in a genomic region of Anser cygnoides isolate HZ-2024a breed goose chromosome 13, Taihu_goose_T2T_genome, whole genome shotgun sequence:
- the SERTM2 gene encoding serine-rich and transmembrane domain-containing 2 encodes MTEIYFKFRANLTGRVHFPTLATEVDTTADKYSSLYIYVGLFLTLLAILLILLFTMLLRLKHVVSPITTSPESTENAQQFTDVEMRSRIPTT; translated from the coding sequence ATGACTgagatttatttcaaattccGTGCAAACCTGACTGGCCGTGTCCACTTTCCAACTCTGGCTACAGAAGTAGACACAACAGCAGATAAATATTCCAGCCTGTACATTTACGTGGGATTGTTCTTAACACTTCTGGCTATccttctcattttgcttttcaccATGCTTTTGCGCCTAAAGCATGTTGTTTCtccaatcaccacatctccagAGAGCACTGAGAATGCTCAGCAGTTCACAGATGTGGAAATGCGCAGCAGGATTCCTACAACTTAG